A genomic stretch from Puntigrus tetrazona isolate hp1 chromosome 6, ASM1883169v1, whole genome shotgun sequence includes:
- the LOC122346741 gene encoding pleckstrin homology domain-containing family G member 4B-like, whose product MNTQCAQQQVHRWKQTEKEIEKAKDREMGAMRCTERSRKRQRETQEEHPSESRASRARDSIHGTVTCFNFRSSHKSRKEAKSAPTAKESPADCGQRGRRASQEQKPVAGSSTVGCQWFPWQNAAGRTGSKGPELLITEPVFSQAARGEAEVIPDGWRTDGEHAASDPESPNATVKLHRIMEELLLTEAEYVRSLGYILTHYFPLLSRPDVPQDLRGQRGRIFGNLEKLYDFHCQHFQRDLEAGRSEPLRVGRCFLHHRESFGLYALYSKNKPQSDALIQHHRYFKRKQMELGDSMDLSSYLLKPVQRISKYSLLLQEILDECVPDQSGEREEIQAALEVVRFQLRHGNDLLTMDAVRDCDLNLNEQGQLIRQDEFWVIFRKKRSLRRVFLFQDVILFTKTKKNDRGDDVYVYKMSIKVCV is encoded by the exons ATGAATACACAATGTGCTCAGCAGCAGGTGCACAGAtggaaacagacagaaaaagagatagAGAAAGCCAAAGACAGAGAGATGGGAGCCATGAGATGCACTGAACGGAGCAGGAAAAGGCAGAGAGAAA CACAAGAGGAGCATCCGTCGGAGAGCCGGGCGAGTCGGGCGAGGGACAGCATTCACGGCACCGTCACCTGCTTCAACTTCAGATCCAGCCACAAATCCCGGAAAGAGGCCAAAAGCGCTCCGACCGCGAAGGAGTCTCCTGCAGACTGCGGCCAGAGAGGCAGAAGAGCGTCCCAGGAGCAGAAACCCGTGGCCGGCTCGAGCACGGTGGGCTGTCAGTGGTTCCCTTGGCAGAACGCGGCCGGCAGAACCGGCAGCAAGGGACCCGAGCTCCTCATCACAGAGCCCGTCTTCTCTCAGGCGGCCCGAGGAGAGGCCGAGGTGATCCCAGACGGCTGGAGAACGGATGGAGAACACGCTGCATCCGACCCGGAGAGCCCAAACGCAACCGT GAAGCTTCATCGCATCATGGAGGAGCTCCTTCTGACGGAGGCGGAGTACGTTCGCTCTCTCGGCTACATCTTGACTCACTACTTCCCCCTGCTGTCCCGGCCGGACGTCCCCCAGGATCTGCGCGGACAGCGGGGACGCATCTTCGGGAACCTGGAGAAACTGTACGACTTCCACTGCCAGCACTTCCAGCGGGACCTGGAGGCCGGTCGGTCGGAGCCGCTCCGAGTCGGCCGCTGCTTCCTCCATCAC agagagagttttGGACTTTACGCCCTTTACAGCAAGAATAAACCCCAGTCTGACGCTCTAATCCAGCATCACAGATACTTCAAG CGTAAGCAGATGGAGTTGGGCGACAGCATGGATCTCTCATCATATCTGCTGAAGCCGGTCCAGAGGATCAGTAAATACAGTCTGCTGCTGCAGGAGATCCTGGACGAATGTGTGCCGGATCAGAGCGGAGAACGAGAGGAGATCCAGGCGGCTCTAGAGGTGGTGCGCTTCCAGCTGCGGCACGGGAACGACCTGCTCACTATGGACGCCGTCCGCGACTGCGAT CTGAATCTGAACGAGCAGGGCCAGCTGATTCGACAGGATGAATTCTGGGTAATCTTCCGCAAGAAGCGTTCCCTCCGGCGAGTGTTTCTCTTCCAAGATGTCATCCTCTTCACCAAGACCAAAAAAAACGACCGTGGAGATGATGTGTATGTTTACAAAATGTCCATCAAGGTATGCGTGTga